In Oscillospiraceae bacterium, one DNA window encodes the following:
- a CDS encoding histidine kinase, with translation MQSRKQGGGFLRKLMGSYSLVFSVIVLALSVFAYRYVAEISRKTAEIHLAQLAEKTASQVQDYLDEMSKMAEQIKSDNRIMNIFVSLQKQQHSGNYFEDDVLTRIDIASILASHNGPSMPIWRINVYNQHGDFIYSGAPIDPKPDGRAITRAVYPDRQALVDVFAAQGERFLILPPQPDRWSGMFTERYVSFLMPITDYYSSEIYGVIELQQSEEKLSGRIVPDALSDLHVFLFDGEGAQIFPGDSSFRDRMTSSSYSVARYSVDQYGWEVVLAQGRESMLQPYRSILFFLLIGDVVLLLVLLVMVYVISKRITRPLVLLSQKVRGVSFGNIPSDWGGKAEGMDEVQELSVAFSSMLRRLTNSIAYEKKAYLQALQSQMNPHFLFNSLSILSSIGMEIDNEEIVGTCSKISEIMRYSSDTRPSTIGQEIENLYNYLDLMKLRYEEHFSYCIDAEPMLDFIPIARFVLQPIVENCFEHGFKRVLPPWYIHVSAHVTPDGWRITIADNGSGFDEEKRLEIEKKVQQYTKDLPANYTDMKIGGLGLANTIIRLKFFGGACCTIGRNEPTGTIVSICGGKHDQSVAG, from the coding sequence ATGCAAAGTCGAAAACAGGGCGGCGGGTTCCTACGCAAGCTGATGGGCAGTTACTCCCTGGTGTTCAGTGTGATCGTGCTTGCGCTGTCGGTGTTCGCCTACCGCTATGTGGCGGAGATCAGTCGGAAGACCGCCGAGATCCATCTGGCGCAGCTCGCGGAGAAGACGGCGTCCCAAGTGCAGGACTACTTGGATGAGATGTCCAAGATGGCGGAGCAGATCAAGAGCGACAACCGAATCATGAACATTTTTGTCTCCTTGCAAAAGCAGCAACACAGTGGCAATTACTTCGAAGACGACGTGCTCACGCGGATCGATATCGCCAGCATCCTGGCCTCCCACAACGGGCCGAGCATGCCGATCTGGCGCATCAATGTGTACAATCAACACGGTGATTTCATTTACTCCGGCGCGCCGATCGACCCGAAGCCGGACGGACGGGCGATCACCCGTGCGGTGTATCCGGACAGGCAGGCGCTGGTCGACGTCTTTGCCGCGCAGGGGGAGCGATTTCTTATCCTGCCTCCGCAGCCGGACCGCTGGTCCGGGATGTTCACCGAGCGCTACGTCTCGTTTTTGATGCCCATCACCGACTACTACTCAAGCGAGATCTACGGCGTCATCGAACTCCAGCAGTCGGAGGAAAAATTGAGCGGACGCATCGTACCGGACGCGCTGTCCGATTTGCATGTATTTCTTTTCGACGGAGAGGGCGCGCAGATCTTCCCGGGGGACAGTTCATTTCGGGATAGGATGACGAGCAGCAGCTACAGCGTCGCGCGGTACTCGGTGGATCAGTACGGATGGGAGGTCGTATTGGCACAGGGGCGGGAGAGCATGCTGCAACCCTATCGATCCATTTTATTTTTTCTGCTGATCGGCGATGTGGTGCTCCTGCTCGTGCTGCTTGTGATGGTCTATGTGATCTCAAAACGAATCACCAGGCCGCTGGTACTCCTCAGCCAAAAGGTGCGCGGAGTCTCCTTCGGAAACATTCCGTCCGACTGGGGCGGCAAGGCGGAAGGGATGGATGAGGTGCAGGAGCTCAGCGTGGCGTTTTCCTCGATGCTGAGGCGGCTCACGAATTCCATCGCCTACGAGAAAAAGGCGTATCTGCAGGCGCTGCAGTCCCAGATGAATCCACATTTTTTATTCAATTCTCTCTCGATTTTGAGCAGCATCGGCATGGAAATCGACAATGAGGAGATCGTCGGCACCTGTTCAAAAATCTCTGAAATTATGCGCTATTCCTCTGACACACGGCCGTCCACCATTGGGCAGGAGATCGAAAATCTGTATAATTATCTCGACCTGATGAAGCTGCGCTATGAGGAGCATTTCTCCTATTGTATCGACGCGGAACCGATGCTTGATTTCATCCCAATCGCAAGGTTTGTCCTGCAACCCATCGTCGAAAACTGCTTTGAACACGGATTTAAACGAGTGCTGCCTCCCTGGTATATCCATGTGTCCGCGCACGTCACGCCGGATGGCTGGCGCATCACCATCGCCGACAACGGCAGCGGGTTCGATGAGGAAAAACGGCTGGAGATTGAGAAAAAGGTGCAACAATATACGAAGGACCTGC